Genomic DNA from Veillonellales bacterium:
CGTTTACCAGCAGCCATCCGCGAACCTACCTGATTTTCTATTACATATACTGGACATTGCTAAACTACCAAGTCAGGAAGAAAAGATCAAAGCTGCATTCGAGCACTTTATTGCCGAGCACGGCTATATGAGCGCTAGCCAGATCAACTTTTTACGTGCTATCCGATCTTCCGTTATCCGAGGTTATAAGTTGACCCGAGAACGGCTTTATCAGCCGCCGCTATCGCGTCTTGGAATTGTAGAAAATCTTTTTGCTCCTGAAGATATTGATAAAATTATCGATTTTGCCAACAAGCTAGTGGATGAAATCGCATAAGAAGGAAAGGAAAACTATGCTCGCACCATACATTAAAACAAACGTTGATAAACTCTGGAATCTGTTCTGGAGTGCCGGTATTACAAATCCCCTAGTCGCCGTGGAGCAGATAACTTACCTGCTATTTTTAAAACGATTGGAAAGTATTGACAATGAACGCGTTAATAAGGGCCGCCCTTCCATTTATTCGAATTATTCTAAAAACAAGGATGGCAAGTCAGAGATTGACGCTAACCAGTGCCGTTGGAGCTACATTGAGCAAGATAAAACGCCTCAGCATCTTATTAATGTAGTTTTTCCTTGGCTGCGTGAATTGGAAAAACATATTGCCAATAGCCAGGCACCGGCCAATGGAATTGAGAGTATTGGTAATCGCATGAACGATGCCTATTTTCAGCTCGACCCAAATAAAGGAGCTATTCTTCAGCAAGCTATCGACCTGATAAATAGCTTGTTTAGCCGCGTGGATATCCAAGGTGCTACAACTGACATCATGGGTGACACCTTTGAATACCTTCTTTCAGAGATTTCTACAGCTGGCAAGAATGGTCAATTTCGGACCCCGCGTCAAATCATCCGCTGCATGGTCGAAATGCTTGATCCACAATATGGCGAACGCGTTATCGATCCGGCGGCTGGTACCGGTGGTTTTCTTTTTTCCAGTATCAACTACATTTTAGCAAAGCACACCGATCCGGATTTACTTCGCATTGAGTGGGATGGCACTCTTCATCGGGTTTTCGGTGACCAGCTTACACCTGAGGAATATAGTATAGTGTATCAAAGCGACCACTACGTGGGCTTTGACAATGATCGTACCATGGTACGCATCGGATGGATGAATATGATCCTACATGGTATTGAAAACCCGCAGATACACCAGCGCGATAGTTTAGGCAAACGCCGCGACAAGGATCAGCTCAATGGCCTACTGGCTTCCGAGAGTTATGATGTTGTGTTAGCTAACCCCCCTTTTACTGGTACCGTCGATGCTGACGATCTTGACAGTGAAATTTTTCCTATGGCTGGGAAAAAGGGTAAAAAGGCCACCCAGGTGGTCACCAACAAGAGTGAGTTGCTATTCATTTGGCGAATGCTAGATCTACTGAAGGTAGGTGGTCGTTGTGCTGTAATTGTTCCCGAGGGGGTGCTGTTTGGCAACACCGAAGGCCATGTAAACTTACGCCGTGAACTACTAACTGAGCACAAGGTGGAAGCAGTGATTTCTTTACCGTCTGGTATTTTTCAGCCTTATACCGGCGTTAAGACATCTATCTTGGTATTCCAAAAAGAAACCCGTAAAGACGATCGTCACAAATGGAAACCGATAGAGCAACCACGCTCCCAGCAGGTCTGGTTTTATGAAGTGGAGCAGGAATCTTTCACTTTGGACGCTAAGCGCAACGAACGCCGTGGCCAAGATAACGACTTGTGGGACATGCTGGAAAAATACCGTCTGCGACATGAAATGGACTGTAATGATCTCGATTACTATCAACCGAACTATTGGTCCGAACGCTGGCGCATGGTTGACGGTCACACTCTCAAGGCCTTTTCGGATAACAGAGAGGTTCTGCGATGGAAAGATCAAGTAGCTGCAATCAACGAGCTGTTTTCAGAGTTGCCCGCCGACCCGGAAAAGGCTTACGAACTAATTCGAACTTCCCAGCAACAAAAACTAGAAGTTATTGCGCGGGGTTATCTGGGTGGAATCGTAACCGAGGCGCGGGCGAAGATCAAGTCCAAAGTCCTGGCCGAAAAGGTGCTAAGAAGTGCCATCGCGGAGTTTCGTAGCCTTTGCGAAAAGCACAAGGATGTGTTTGATCAGGAAGAGAAGGTCGCCTATCCCTTATATCAAAAGGCTTTCAGGGAGGTGGCCGAGAATGTTGCCGAGGCCCTCAAGGAACAAATCTTATCTGGTGCGTCTGTCAATATAGATGTCTTCGACGAAGCTAAGGCGATGGAGCAAATGTCCGATATCGCCCGCCAATATGCTCGTCTCGACGGTTACGATGTTACGTTACGCAGCTTGGATTGCTTGAGACGCGCGGGTTTATTAAAAGAGAAAAAGCATTGGGTAACCCCAGTAAGAGTCTATGCTCAGGATCCAGATTGGCAGTGTGAGGATGAAAAGCTTAAGGGCAGCCACGACGAAAACGGCAACTTACGTCCCGAATATCTGGCCTCGATTCAGCTCTATGATGATCAGGGCAAACTTAATGAAGGTTTGCTTGAGCCCGATTGTATAGAGGCACGAGGCTGGAATCTCTCCGCTAGTCAGTATAAACCTTTTCAATTTGAGGACGTTATCAATAATCAAAGTCTAGCGAAGATGATTCGCGAGCTTAAACAGAAGGAAGACATAATTATAAAAGAGCTGGATAAGTTGCTTATGATGGTGGAGGGGGGGGAATGATGTTCCCTAAGGAGTGGCCTATAGTCAGATTGGGAGACATTGTTGTAGATATACAGCCCGGCTTCGCTCAAAGGCCTGACCAGGAAGATTCGGGCATTGGACAAATACGCACCCATAATGTAACGCCAGAAGGTCGGTTATGTCTTGCGGGTCTCAAATATGTTACCCCATCAGAGAAGGAAGCGTCTAAATATCTTCTCCAAAAGGGAGATATCATTTTCAATAATACGAATAGCGAAGAATGGGTTGGTAAAACTGCGCTGTACGATATTGAGGAGCCATTACTTTTTTCAAATCATATGACACGAATCCGCGTCGATAAAAAAAATATTTTTCCCGAATTTTTAGCACGCTATTTGCATTTTTTTTGGAAGATAGGTTTTTCACGATCGCGAGCAAAACGCTGGGTCAGCCAGGCTTCAATTGCTCAATGCGAATTGATGTCTTTCAAGCTGAATCTGCCGACGATTGTTGAACAAGAACGCATCCTCGAAATCCTCAAGCAAGCAGACGCTGTGTGTATTGAGCGCGAAGAATTTCTCAAGCAAGCTAAACATCTTCCTACAGTGCTATTTTTTGAGATGTTCGGTGATCCAGATCCTAGAATAAACCAACGATGGGAAGTCGAACCGCTTGCGAAAATTACGCAAGTAGAAACCGGTGGAACCCCTAGCAGAGCAAAATCGGAATTTTATAACGGATCTATTCCATGGGTTAAGTCCACTGAGTTAGTTGATGGAAGAATTAGCCAGACCGAAGAGGCGATTACTGAAGTTGCTTTGGAGAAAAGCAATACTAAAGTGTTTCCTGTGGGAACTGTGCTATTAGCTATGTATGGGCAAGGACAAACAAGAGGTAGGACAGGGTTATTGAAAATTGCAGCAACTTGTAATCAAGCATGTGCAGCAATTCTTCCAAACGATAAAATGTTGCCAGACTATATATTTGTTTGGCTTCAGTGTTCGTACGAGCGCGTACGTGCCTTAGGCCGAGGGGGACAGCAAAAAAATCTCAATCTTAATATTGTAAGATCGCTCAAAATACCTAAGCCACCCATAGATATCCAAGAAAAATTTAGTAATACGTTGACGCTTATTGATGATATTACGAGAATATCTAGCGATATAGCTAAGCATTATGATAAAGAATTGAGTCAAATTATATCGGCCGCTTTCTTCGGAGAGCTCACCAAATCTTGGCGCGAAGCTCACCGCAAAGAGTTAGAAGCCTGGCTCGTAGAGCAGGCCGAACTTTTGCCTAAAAAATCAGCAAGTATTTTAGTCAAGAAACCTTTTCCGATCGGACGCCCTGCACTTACCCATTATCCCCGCCGCTGGCTGATGAATCAGCTAAGTGGAGTGCAGTATCATGTATATGAGGCGTTAAGAGAATGGAAGGGTACTCTCAACCCGTCAGAAGACTTAGAGCTCTTTCTGGAAGAGTGGCCAATAGAACATCTAGAAGACGCCAAAAACCATGTGCTGTCCGTCCTGAATCAGTTGGCTGGGCTAGGACTCATAGCGCGGGTGAGTATACCTAATCAGATCGGAGATTATGCCACTGCTTATCGTTTACTACGCGAGGAAGAGTTGTCCAAGACCGACGATTTCAAACGATTGGAGGCGTTGGACTAGAATGCGCCTGCGTTATCTATACATCCGTAACTATCCGCCGCTCGATGAAGTGGGCATATGCTTCAACGCCCCGGCTTTGCCTGAGCGGGAATGTGCTATACGCTTTGTGGTGGGTCTGAACGGTAGCGGCAAGACTCACTTGCTCCAAGCTGTTGCCGAGATATTTCTAGCATTGGCCCATCAGCAATGTCCGCATTTTCCGGTCACTCTTGCCTGGGAACTGGGCAAAGGCGATAATCGTCGCACGCTAGTTTTTGATAACTCTGGACATGGTGGGGAAGAGGCCTGGTGGCAGAGTGAAGAAATTATACCCAATGATACACGTCTGAATCAATGGGCGAACCTTATCGGCGAACTGCATACTGGCAAGAAGGGCTGGGAAGAGCTAATACGTGATGGAAACTGGCCCGGTGAGGGCGTAGGTCTACCTACGGCAGTGCTGGCTTACACCACTGGCTGCCTAGATCCTTGGCAATGGATATTTCGCCGAAGGACATTTGGCGCCGACAACGATATTATCTCTGAGCCCGAAGACTATGATGTGGGAAGTGAGCGACCTGTCGGCTGGAGTCGGGAGCGGGAACGTGAATACCAGGCCGATTTGGGCAGCGAAGAAAGTCTAACGGAAGTAAGACGGCTGAGACAGCTAGCCGATGAACGAATTGCAAAAGAATATGATCAGGATATTTGCATGTTAATCGATCCGATTCTTCTTAAGTTCGCCCTGTTGGCTGTCTCTCTTCGTCAGGCTATGCAGGACTATCGAGATTACGCCACAGACAAAACCTTTCAAGTTTTGATTCAACAGATCAACGAGAATCCCGACAAAATTCGAGGCCTACGCCGCATTTTTTCCCAAGTTGGTTGGGTATGGCCGGTGAACGTAGTTTTACAGGTTGATTTCAAGCTAGACGCATGGGGTGAGGGTGGGGCTATTAAAAAGCGCAAATGGCTTCAGGCACTATATTCGCTAGCTAATGAGGTAGTTCGTGAACCTGAACCCAGCACCCAACGACGGCTGTTCTTTGACC
This window encodes:
- a CDS encoding class I SAM-dependent DNA methyltransferase, translating into MKSHKKERKTMLAPYIKTNVDKLWNLFWSAGITNPLVAVEQITYLLFLKRLESIDNERVNKGRPSIYSNYSKNKDGKSEIDANQCRWSYIEQDKTPQHLINVVFPWLRELEKHIANSQAPANGIESIGNRMNDAYFQLDPNKGAILQQAIDLINSLFSRVDIQGATTDIMGDTFEYLLSEISTAGKNGQFRTPRQIIRCMVEMLDPQYGERVIDPAAGTGGFLFSSINYILAKHTDPDLLRIEWDGTLHRVFGDQLTPEEYSIVYQSDHYVGFDNDRTMVRIGWMNMILHGIENPQIHQRDSLGKRRDKDQLNGLLASESYDVVLANPPFTGTVDADDLDSEIFPMAGKKGKKATQVVTNKSELLFIWRMLDLLKVGGRCAVIVPEGVLFGNTEGHVNLRRELLTEHKVEAVISLPSGIFQPYTGVKTSILVFQKETRKDDRHKWKPIEQPRSQQVWFYEVEQESFTLDAKRNERRGQDNDLWDMLEKYRLRHEMDCNDLDYYQPNYWSERWRMVDGHTLKAFSDNREVLRWKDQVAAINELFSELPADPEKAYELIRTSQQQKLEVIARGYLGGIVTEARAKIKSKVLAEKVLRSAIAEFRSLCEKHKDVFDQEEKVAYPLYQKAFREVAENVAEALKEQILSGASVNIDVFDEAKAMEQMSDIARQYARLDGYDVTLRSLDCLRRAGLLKEKKHWVTPVRVYAQDPDWQCEDEKLKGSHDENGNLRPEYLASIQLYDDQGKLNEGLLEPDCIEARGWNLSASQYKPFQFEDVINNQSLAKMIRELKQKEDIIIKELDKLLMMVEGGE
- a CDS encoding restriction endonuclease subunit S; the protein is MFPKEWPIVRLGDIVVDIQPGFAQRPDQEDSGIGQIRTHNVTPEGRLCLAGLKYVTPSEKEASKYLLQKGDIIFNNTNSEEWVGKTALYDIEEPLLFSNHMTRIRVDKKNIFPEFLARYLHFFWKIGFSRSRAKRWVSQASIAQCELMSFKLNLPTIVEQERILEILKQADAVCIEREEFLKQAKHLPTVLFFEMFGDPDPRINQRWEVEPLAKITQVETGGTPSRAKSEFYNGSIPWVKSTELVDGRISQTEEAITEVALEKSNTKVFPVGTVLLAMYGQGQTRGRTGLLKIAATCNQACAAILPNDKMLPDYIFVWLQCSYERVRALGRGGQQKNLNLNIVRSLKIPKPPIDIQEKFSNTLTLIDDITRISSDIAKHYDKELSQIISAAFFGELTKSWREAHRKELEAWLVEQAELLPKKSASILVKKPFPIGRPALTHYPRRWLMNQLSGVQYHVYEALREWKGTLNPSEDLELFLEEWPIEHLEDAKNHVLSVLNQLAGLGLIARVSIPNQIGDYATAYRLLREEELSKTDDFKRLEALD
- a CDS encoding AAA family ATPase codes for the protein MRLRYLYIRNYPPLDEVGICFNAPALPERECAIRFVVGLNGSGKTHLLQAVAEIFLALAHQQCPHFPVTLAWELGKGDNRRTLVFDNSGHGGEEAWWQSEEIIPNDTRLNQWANLIGELHTGKKGWEELIRDGNWPGEGVGLPTAVLAYTTGCLDPWQWIFRRRTFGADNDIISEPEDYDVGSERPVGWSREREREYQADLGSEESLTEVRRLRQLADERIAKEYDQDICMLIDPILLKFALLAVSLRQAMQDYRDYATDKTFQVLIQQINENPDKIRGLRRIFSQVGWVWPVNVVLQVDFKLDAWGEGGAIKKRKWLQALYSLANEVVREPEPSTQRRLFFDLKASINPVETMVEYFGEIDACEYVGDALQQFLGGAESSPFKAFKRLVDLHRQGLLSDIQIAVRKADVEDILLFDELSDGEREYLGRMALLHLLEEETDVLLLLDEPEVHFNDKWKREIVDIIDSVIKNCANDVLISTHSSITLTDVFNDEIVLFDKIDGQVVPVEIRTNTFGADPSEVMIRLFGVPDSIGERALEWLDTQLDRKWTKKDIPELEEILKRVGPGFHRSELRGILKGLKKKENATYD